A genomic window from Peromyscus maniculatus bairdii isolate BWxNUB_F1_BW_parent chromosome 1, HU_Pman_BW_mat_3.1, whole genome shotgun sequence includes:
- the LOC102918381 gene encoding solute carrier family 22 member 19-like isoform X2 codes for MAFQDLLNQVGSMGRYQILQMAFLLICNVMVAPHTFLENFTAAIPGHHCWVPILDNDTVSDSDSGTLSQDDLLRISIPLDSNLRPDKCRRFVQPQWHLLHLNGTFSNMTEPDTEPCVDDWVYDQSTFLSTTVTEWDLVCGSQVLGSVAKFVFMIGILVGNFLGGHLSDRFGRKLILTCALLPMAITGTCAALAPTFFIYCLLHFLKGACVSQIYTNSVLLMIQWTSPKFKALVTILMLCATSFGSIVMTGLAFAFRNWHHLQLVMSVPIFFFLIPTRWLSESARWLIVNNKPQKGLQELKRVACKNGVKNSGDTLTMEVVRTTMREELEATQTKPSLCDLFRTPNLRKRVFLLCLLRFTTAIPIFGFSIHLQHLKSNVFLMQCLSAVMSIPACGAVVFLLNHIGRRLSQLFLCFLFGITILSTVFVPEEMRTLHAVLITLAGANYGVIISSIILHSNELLPTMIRDYGGPAPSIVPSQGPGRIYNQQGDGIRSHWHCWSCGGSCGSHFNDPHDVLCLFTLDHLWSHLHPCWLCSSSPS; via the exons ATGGCCTTTCAGGATCTCTTGAATCAAGTTGGAAGTATGGGGAGATACCAGATCCTTCAGATGGCTTTCCTTCTGATTTGCAATGTCATGGTGGCTCCTCATACTTTCTTGGAGAACTTTACTGCAGCCATCCCTGGTCATCACTGCTGGGTCCCCATCCTTGACAATGACACTGTCTCTGACAGTGACAGTGGAACCCTGAGCCAAGATGACCTCCTAAGGATCTCCATCCCACTGGACTCCAACCTGAGGCCAGACAAGTGCCGTCGCTTTGTTCAACCACAGTGGCATCTGCTTCATCTGAATGGCACCTTCTCCAACATgacagagccagacacagagcccTGTGTGGATGACTGGGTATATGACCAAAGCACCTTCCTCTCCACCACTGTGACTGAG TGGGACCTGGTGTGTGGATCTCAGGTACTGGGTTCAGTGGCTAAATTCGTATTCATGATTGGAATTTTGGTAGGAAATTTCCTAGGTGGCCATTTATCAGACAG gTTTGGGAGGAAGTTAATCCTCACATGTGCTTTACTTCCAATGGCCATCACTGGGACCTGTGCAGCTTTGGCTCCCACCTTCTTCATCTACTGCTTACTTCACTTCCTGAAAGGGGCTTGTGTCTCACAAATATACACGAATAGTGTTTTGCTCA TGATACAATGGACAAGCCCTAAATTCAAAGCCTTGGTGACAATCTTGATGCTATGTGCTACCAGTTTTGGAAGCATAGTAATGACAGGCCTGGCATTTGCATTTCGAAACTGGCACCACCTCCAGCTTGTAAtgtctgtgccaatatttttcttccttatacCCACAAG GTGGCTGTCAGAGTCAGCTAGGTGGCTAATTGTGAACAACAAACCCCAGAAGGGTTTACAGGAACTTAAAAGAGTTGCATGCAAGAATGGAGTGAAGAATTCTGGAGATACCCTTACCATGGAG GTTGTGAGAACCACCATGAGGGAAGAGCTGGaggcaacacaaacaaaaccgTCTCTGTGTGACTTATTCCGCACCCCCAACTTGCGAAAGCGTGTGTTTCTCCTGTGCCTTTTGAG ATTTACAACAGCAATTCCTATATTTGGCTTCAGCATCCATCTCCAACACCTGAAGAGTAATGTCTTCCTAATGCAATGTCTCTCTGCTGTAATGTCCATCCCAGCCTGTGGTGCTGTGGTGTTTTTACTGAACCACATTGGCCGTAGACTAAGTCAACTATTCCTCTGTTTCCTATTTGGAATCACCATCCTGTCTACAGTGTTTGTTCCTGAAG AAATGCGGACCCTGCATGCGGTTTTGATAACACTGGCAGGAGCAAATTATGGTGTGATTATTAGCAGTATTATTCTACATTCAAATGAGCTACTCCCCACCATGATCAG GGACTATGGAGGTCCTgccccctcgatagtcccctcccagggtccaggaagaatctacaaccagcag